The genomic stretch CAATTCCACATTCTTTCATATCCAATCCTGTATATTTTGAAtttagcgagagagagagagagagagagagagagagagttcaaaCCCTAGAAGTTTTTATTTGGGATCCACAAAATGTTTTTCTGGAGAGTTGTGGCTAAGTCTCTTCCAACTCAAGCTTTCTTTCAAGAGAGATGAGTTCCTTCTCCATCCTCTTGTTATTTTTGTTGGAATGCAGTGGAGAATATCCAATACATATTCTTCTAATGCCCCTTCTTTTCACAACTCTGGGGAGGGATCATATGTAAAGGTTGGCCTTCCAATTGAAAGATTAGACCTAGAGGTAGTGTGGAAACGGattaagaaattttttaaagGGAAATCCTATCTAGACTCCATTGGTAAGATTGCGTTTAGAGCTATCTATCATTTACCATATCTGGTTGAAACGGAATCTAAGGAATTAGGCTAGATGCTCTAGAATTATCCACTGAATATGGGAATCGAACTCATTTTGAGGTTAATTAGGGTAAGTTATGAGCCTTCCAAGAACCCTGTGATATTGATACTCCCCCCAACAGATTCATGTTTTCCTCTTAGGgttttccttttcacttgtgGTTAACGGTGCCAGTAGGACTAAGTATATGGTATTTTTGTATTAATATTTGGGAAAGGTTAATATGCGAAGCACAAACATAAAAGATATTTGtgcaaatttttgaatttttcattgcTGTTTTAATGATTATACCAATTTATATCTCATATTTCTCACATATCTGAATTTATAAAGAATGTTCCATGCTTCGTTTCAGGGTTTTTTGAGgccataatatattttttttaaaaaccaaaCAAGAGTTGGCTAGGAAGAACATTGCAGAATTATGGATGTGGATGAAGCGTTGGCATCTTCCATTGAAGCAAAGCTTCATCCTAAGCCTCCATTCTCCTCTCGAGCTTGTATCTTCAGAGTTCCCCACATATTCTCTCGACAAAGAGACGGTGCTTTTGCACCTAATATAGTATCAATTGGCCCCTTTCACCATGGTCATGAAAATCTTAAGAACATGGAAAAATACAAGCTATGGTATTTGCATGGCCTCCTCTCTCGTACCCCAACTCCACAGACAAGTTTAAAGATATTCACTAAAGCCATTCGGCAGTTGGAGGAACGTGCACGTGAGTGTTATGCAGAACAATTGATCAACCTTGACACAGATGAATTCGTGGAGATGATGTTAGTTGATGGTTGTTTCATCATAGAACTTTTCCGCAAGAAGGCAAATAGCATAGGAGGAGGACAAAGAGATGATCCCATATCAAGTACACCTTGGATGGACACTTACTTGCGAgttgatttgatgttgcttgaGAACCAAATCCCATGGTTTGTTCTTGAATATCTATTCAACCTTACTGTGTCTCCACTACAAAGTAGCCCTTCCCTAGCTGAGCTTGCACTTGGTTTCTTTAATACTTTGATGCCAATGACAGTTCCTGCCAAAGCAAGCTCTAGGCTTGAAACGAAGCATTTACTTG from Macadamia integrifolia cultivar HAES 741 chromosome 11, SCU_Mint_v3, whole genome shotgun sequence encodes the following:
- the LOC122093550 gene encoding UPF0481 protein At3g47200-like yields the protein MDVDEALASSIEAKLHPKPPFSSRACIFRVPHIFSRQRDGAFAPNIVSIGPFHHGHENLKNMEKYKLWYLHGLLSRTPTPQTSLKIFTKAIRQLEERARECYAEQLINLDTDEFVEMMLVDGCFIIELFRKKANSIGGGQRDDPISSTPWMDTYLRVDLMLLENQIPWFVLEYLFNLTVSPLQSSPSLAELALGFFNTLMPMTVPAKASSRLETKHLLDLLRNSIISVTTDIEVSQVTLENGHRELIPKVTDLVEAGVKFRKGNPKEILNIRFEDGVMEIPPLLIRGSTECLFRSLIAYEQCSSLMPSQITSYVMLLNVSLTHQKMCNY